The window AAACCGCTGACCTGTCCCATCCGCTTCGCTGTTTCTCCTGTCCCATGCTGTCCACCTGTCCGCTTAATATGAACACCGCAAATGTCTATTTCGTCTTCAATGCATGTGACATGCTGGAAACCGGCTTCTTCAACTTCTTTTTTGTCATTCTCCGATTGCGTATAAATGGGCTGGTCTTGAGCTAATTTTTGTTTTGCCTCGTCATCAAAGTGATCCACGTGCAAATGAGTGAGTAAGACAGCATCTGGGTGTAACATGTTGTCTAAGTCAATGTTTACAGGCAGATCAACAATAGGATTGTTCAAATGTTGATTGGCTGTATGAGGAAACGGTGGATATGTTCCTTTTGCTGCTAAAAAGGGATCAATGAAGAAAGTTGCCTGACCATATTGAAGGTATAAAGTAGCATTC is drawn from Bacillus pumilus and contains these coding sequences:
- a CDS encoding MBL fold metallo-hydrolase codes for the protein MKITLIRNATLYLQYGQATFFIDPFLAAKGTYPPFPHTANQHLNNPIVDLPVNIDLDNMLHPDAVLLTHLHVDHFDDEAKQKLAQDQPIYTQSENDKKEVEEAGFQHVTCIEDEIDICGVHIKRTGGQHGTGETAKRMGQVSGFVFSHPDEPTLYIAGDTIWCDEPKEVVNTCKPDVIVVNSGAAQFLEGDPITMTKEDILDVHRSQPKAQIVACHLEAVNHCLLTRASLQAYIQEHHADQAIFVPKDGESLTF